From a region of the Buchnera aphidicola (Aphis fabae) genome:
- the secE gene encoding preprotein translocase subunit SecE, whose protein sequence is MNIQMPNQKKFKNIEKIKWIFICINFILCILIDYYFSKINFFIRISLIFFLISCTIGILISTEKGKSILLYVNASKSEMKKIIWPKYKETLYTTLIIIFVTIFMSLLLWGLDNIIFRLIAFIINLRL, encoded by the coding sequence ATGAATATACAAATGCCTAATCAGAAAAAATTTAAAAATATAGAAAAAATAAAGTGGATTTTTATATGTATAAATTTTATTTTATGTATTTTAATTGACTATTATTTTAGTAAAATAAATTTTTTTATCCGAATTTCATTAATATTTTTTTTAATTAGTTGTACAATCGGTATCTTAATTAGTACAGAAAAAGGAAAATCTATTCTATTATATGTAAATGCCTCAAAAAGTGAAATGAAAAAAATAATATGGCCTAAATATAAAGAAACTTTATATACTACACTTATAATTATTTTTGTGACAATATTTATGTCGCTACTTTTGTGGGGTCTAGATAATATTATATTTCGTTTAATAGCATTTATTATTAATTTAAGGTTATAA
- the murB gene encoding UDP-N-acetylmuramate dehydrogenase, with product MHKNQIYQKSLKDLNTFSINVTAKKIIFIRTIKSLIDICKKCDLSNIPYIILGEGSNVLFLENYKGIVIINRIKGITIKEKKNFWLLHVLSGEKWNDLVKYTLRMGFFGLENLALIPGCLGSAAIQNIGAYGLELKNVCQYVDIISLKNSKIIRIEKDLCKFSYRNSIFKHKYTEGYAVLAVGIKILKKWNPIVFKSFFKNINITKINPYKIYNSICRIRKKKLPNINKLGNAGSFFKNPIISKKNAKKILSLYMNIPYYFQIDGSIKISAAWLIEKYDFNNIKIGDAAIYQKQKLILINQKEAKPKEILKLAKIIQESILKKFKIWLEPEIDFINSSGKIKLLKNI from the coding sequence ATGCATAAAAATCAAATCTATCAAAAATCTTTAAAAGATTTAAACACATTTTCTATAAATGTAACAGCAAAAAAAATTATTTTTATTAGAACCATTAAGTCATTAATTGATATTTGTAAAAAATGTGACTTATCTAATATTCCTTATATCATTTTAGGAGAGGGTAGTAATGTACTGTTTTTAGAAAATTACAAAGGAATAGTTATTATTAATAGAATTAAAGGAATTACAATTAAAGAAAAAAAAAATTTTTGGTTATTACATGTTCTTTCAGGAGAAAAATGGAATGATTTAGTTAAATATACATTAAGAATGGGTTTTTTTGGATTAGAAAACTTAGCATTAATTCCTGGTTGTTTAGGATCTGCTGCAATTCAAAATATCGGTGCATATGGTTTAGAGTTAAAAAATGTATGTCAATATGTTGATATTATTTCTTTAAAAAATTCTAAAATAATAAGAATTGAAAAAGATTTATGTAAATTCTCTTATCGAAATAGTATTTTTAAACATAAGTATACAGAAGGATATGCAGTACTTGCTGTTGGTATAAAAATATTAAAAAAATGGAATCCTATTGTTTTTAAGTCATTTTTTAAAAACATAAATATTACAAAAATAAATCCTTATAAAATATATAATAGTATATGTAGAATAAGAAAAAAAAAACTACCTAATATTAATAAACTAGGAAATGCAGGTAGTTTTTTTAAAAATCCTATTATTTCTAAAAAAAATGCAAAAAAAATTTTATCTTTATATATGAATATACCATATTATTTCCAAATTGATGGATCTATAAAAATTTCAGCTGCTTGGTTAATTGAAAAATATGATTTTAATAATATTAAAATTGGAGACGCAGCTATTTATCAAAAACAAAAGCTTATATTGATTAATCAGAAAGAAGCAAAACCAAAAGAAATTTTAAAACTAGCCAAAATAATACAAGAATCTATTTTAAAAAAATTTAAAATATGGTTAGAACCTGAAATAGATTTTATTAATTCTTCAGGGAAAATAAAATTATTGAAAAATATTTAA
- the metF gene encoding methylenetetrahydrofolate reductase codes for MSFLKNKYHKDIIDQKLNNLNKKMKYSFEFFPPKNIDSENKLFNSVIKLNELKPFFFSVTYGANSGEREKTYKIVKKIHEKTGVITAPHLTCVDSTTLELEKIAKFYWENGVRSIFALRGDSNDKYHLHEMYACDLVILLKKIADFDISVAAYPETHPESTNSKSDILNLKKKIDAGANRAITQFFFNTESYLRFRDNCIKNNINVEIIPGILPIYNFEQLKRFSKMTNVSIPYWMFEIFDTLTDDLVAQKVIGASIVIDIIKNLSEEGVKNFHFYTLNQSDIVYSICRLFGL; via the coding sequence ATGAGTTTTTTAAAAAATAAATATCATAAAGATATAATTGATCAAAAATTGAATAACTTAAATAAAAAAATGAAATATTCTTTTGAATTTTTTCCACCTAAAAATATAGATTCAGAAAATAAATTATTTAATTCTGTGATTAAATTAAATGAATTAAAACCATTTTTTTTTTCTGTCACCTATGGAGCAAATAGTGGTGAACGGGAAAAAACATATAAAATTGTAAAAAAAATACATGAAAAAACTGGTGTTATCACAGCCCCTCATTTAACTTGTGTTGATTCAACAACACTGGAGTTAGAAAAAATAGCAAAATTTTATTGGGAAAACGGTGTTCGAAGCATATTTGCTTTAAGAGGAGATTCTAATGATAAATATCATTTGCATGAAATGTATGCTTGTGATTTAGTTATTTTATTAAAAAAAATAGCTGATTTTGATATTTCTGTAGCCGCTTATCCTGAAACACATCCAGAATCAACAAATTCAAAATCTGATATTTTAAATTTAAAAAAGAAAATAGATGCAGGTGCTAATCGAGCTATTACTCAGTTTTTTTTTAATACTGAAAGTTATTTACGTTTTCGAGATAATTGTATTAAAAATAATATAAATGTTGAAATTATACCAGGTATACTACCTATTTATAATTTTGAACAGTTAAAACGATTTTCTAAAATGACTAATGTTAGTATTCCATATTGGATGTTTGAAATTTTTGATACATTAACTGATGATCTAGTTGCTCAAAAAGTTATAGGTGCAAGTATAGTAATAGATATTATAAAAAATTTATCTGAAGAAGGTGTAAAAAATTTTCATTTTTATACTTTAAATCAATCAGATATAGTATATTCTATCTGTCGTTTATTTGGTTTGTAA
- the argE gene encoding acetylornithine deacetylase, protein MNRKIPSFIEIYKSLIKIPTISSEKKTIDQSNKIFIDLLSNYFSELNFSIQIKNIPNTNKFNMLSSFGTGKGGLLFSGHTDTVDFDQNTWTKDPFKLTEKDNKLYGLGVVDMKGFFVFLLDIISSINIKKIKKPIYILATANEETDMSGARYFAQSTSIKPDCIIIGEPTCLKLVNAHKGHLSYKIDIFGHTGHSSNPDNGINSIEIAYKVIKELINLKKYLQQKYSHKDFSIAHPTMNFGSIKGGNSINRICSLCSITFEIRPIPQLNLKTLEVLLKEKLKKIKKKWPNRIFLKNLFFSVPAYEISKTHHIVQKIESFCKIKSKSVNYCTEAPFLKNIAPTLILGPGSIEQAHYPDEYLHCDFIQPTKKILKKIIMNFCY, encoded by the coding sequence ATGAATAGAAAAATACCTTCTTTTATTGAAATATATAAATCACTAATTAAAATACCTACAATTAGTAGCGAAAAAAAAACAATAGATCAAAGTAATAAAATTTTTATTGATTTATTATCAAATTATTTTTCAGAATTAAATTTTTCAATACAAATAAAAAACATACCTAATACAAATAAATTTAATATGTTATCCTCATTTGGAACAGGAAAAGGAGGTTTATTATTTTCTGGACATACAGATACAGTTGATTTCGATCAAAATACATGGACTAAAGATCCTTTTAAATTAACTGAAAAAGATAATAAATTATATGGATTAGGTGTAGTAGATATGAAAGGATTTTTTGTTTTTTTATTAGATATTATATCTTCTATAAACATAAAAAAAATTAAAAAACCAATTTATATACTTGCTACAGCCAATGAAGAAACAGATATGTCTGGAGCAAGATATTTTGCTCAATCTACAAGTATTAAACCAGATTGTATTATTATTGGCGAACCCACATGTTTAAAATTAGTCAATGCTCATAAAGGTCATTTGTCATATAAAATTGATATTTTTGGTCATACTGGGCATTCAAGTAATCCTGATAATGGTATTAATAGCATTGAAATTGCATATAAAGTAATAAAAGAATTAATTAATTTAAAAAAATATCTTCAACAAAAATACTCACATAAAGATTTTTCTATTGCACATCCAACTATGAATTTTGGATCTATAAAAGGTGGCAATTCAATTAACCGAATTTGTTCATTGTGTAGTATAACTTTTGAAATACGACCTATACCTCAACTAAATCTTAAAACACTTGAAGTACTATTAAAAGAAAAACTAAAAAAAATTAAAAAAAAATGGCCAAATCGAATTTTTTTAAAAAATCTTTTTTTTTCTGTTCCTGCATATGAAATATCTAAAACTCATCACATAGTTCAAAAAATAGAAAGTTTCTGTAAAATTAAATCTAAAAGTGTAAATTATTGTACAGAAGCACCATTTTTAAAAAATATTGCACCTACATTAATTTTAGGTCCTGGTTCAATTGAACAAGCACATTATCCAGATGAATATTTACATTGTGATTTTATTCAACCTACAAAAAAAATTTTAAAAAAAATAATAATGAATTTTTGCTATTAA